A window of Daucus carota subsp. sativus chromosome 2, DH1 v3.0, whole genome shotgun sequence genomic DNA:
ACCTTACCTTATTGAAATCATGCATTCTGATAACATTCAGATTTCAAATCTTACATTTCTAAACTCCCCGTCATGGAATGTTCATCCTGTTTATAGCAGGTATGtatggtttttgagttttgcTGCGGAAGTTAAAAGATGACTCTAGTCTGATAGTCACATACTCTTTAAACATAATTTGCAGCAACATCATTATCCAAGGGATTACGATTTTAGCACCCGTCACATCTCCAAATACGGACGGAATAAATCCAGGTTAGCAGAGTTTACCTGTCTTTAACACATTATGCTGAACATCCTCACCAAGCAAAAACGTTTCTTTTTTCACCTACAGATTCTTGCACAAATACGAAAATTGAGGATACCTACATTGTCTCTGGAGATGATTGCATAGCTGTTAAAAGTGGTTGGGATGAATATGGTATATCATACGGTATGCCTACCAAACAACTGATCATCAGACGGCTGACATGCATTTCGCCATACAGTGCTGCCATTGCTTTAGGAAGCGAAATGTCAGGTGGGATTGAAGATGTCAGAGCCGAAGATATCACAGCCATTAACACAGAATCAGGGGTCAGGATCAAAACGGGAGTGGGGCGGGGAGGTTATGTGAAAGACATATACGTAAAAGGCATGAACTTGCATACAATGAAATGGGTGTTTTGGATGACAGGAAACTACGGCTCTCATGCTGATTCTCACTATGATCCTAAAGCGCTACCAGTGATTCAAGGGATCAATTACAGAGACATTACCGCAGAGAATGTGTCAATGGCTGCTCGACTTGAGGGCATTTCAGGCGATCCATTCACCGGGATATGTATATCTAATGCAACGATAGGTTTGGCAAAGAAGGCAAAGAAGGTACCTTGGACTTGTACTGATATTGCCGGAGTTACAAGTGGTGTGCTTCCTAAGCCCTGCAGTTCGCTACCTGATCAAGGGCCGGAGAAAGTAGGAATGTGTTCATTTCCTACTGATAATCTACCAATTGATGATGTAGAAATCAAGAAATGTTCTTATAGAATGGGCTAAATACAGATTGCTTCCATACAGCTATATTTCACCTGTGTCTCTAGTACTGTATAACTATTTGGATTGTCAGCAAAGCATGTTTTAATTCTTTTCAAGGATAAGTTAAAGGCTAATTTGCCCTAATATTTACaggttaaaaaaacaaaatttgaagTGATTGCAATCATTTTATACTACCTGTCGatttgaaaattacattttcaCGTGAAAAAAGAAATATCATTTCACCACCAAGGTACAGAGTTAGAAAACTCAACAAAGAGTAACACTATAAACTCTACTAGTCTACTGCAGCTCAGAATATTACAAGGATGATAAAAGAATCGCAATGTTAATAGTAGAAACAACTTTTGTTAACCCTCAATATATCCACTCTATTTATTTGAACTGTTCTACTTGAGGATCATTCTTAAGATGATATTGGCTCTGTAACACCTAACAACATTCGATAACACTCACTTGTCAAATGAAATTCCTTAATAAATCGGGTCAGGATTGAATTTCACAGATTCCCTCCAGATGAGTTCCTTGATATTCTCTTCAGTGCAGGATGGCTGCTCAAAGTCGAAACTAAAAGGCTGAGGGCAAACAGGCTCCTCATTTATGTCATGAAGGGGTGCCAAGTATGGGTGGCAAAGTGCCTCATCAACTgccaaaaagaagaaaaaaaacaatTGTCATTACCTGGAAATGCGAACAAAGAAAGTTAATTCAGGACATGAGTTCAAAATTGCAGGTGCCCtgttatttttctttaaaaggATCATCCAAATTCTAAATTCTTTGAAAGAatgaaaataactaaaatataagcCAGACCTGTGATACGCCTGTTGGGATCAAAGATGAGCATTTTCTCCAGCAAATCTAAAGCTCCTGGAGATTTGTTAAGAAATCTAGCTGAGAATTGTTGCCTTGGATACTGGGGAAGCTGCCTCACGTATCTCCGGGCATTATCACTTCTGAGAAACCCAAGACTGGCATCATCAGGTGAACCTATGAGCttttaaacaaacaaaaaataacatatgTTGTCACGGCAATCCAGATTGCAAGATGAAAATCAAAAGCtttaaacatttttttcatttccATATCGCTAACAGATATATTAGAAGTCAACAATACACAGTAGTGCAGAACTCTGCAGAACTCCTGATAACTTTATAACAAAGGAAACAACTTCATTACCACTGTTTTTGCATCTACTATATAAGGGAGATGGTCCCTGACAAATGATTGTTGTCAACAATCTATACACTGTAAAAGATCGCGGAAAGGCAAAAACCCTAGAGTGGGTGTCTAATCCGCGGATGGGCCTGATGGGCCCCCTGCTTGCACATAAAAAACCTAGTGCAACAAACACTTGTTAGGGAGCCAAACCCATATAATAATTAGTTGACACTactaaaactaaatatatatatttttaaaaggttATGCCCAGATGCCACAGGCAAACATATCCACCTAAACTCACCTACAGAGAATATAAACATAAAGAATATGTATATGACTACTTGCCATCGAATCTCAGAAAACTTGAGCAGAAGAACAAGCAATTTCCAAAGTTGCAATAGACATCACGTGTCCTAGTAAGGTGATTTGATTATTTCCTGATGCGCACACAAGTATATAGCCGCAAAACTAATATAACATAGAGACTAGAATTTCTGAGAATGGACTAATGGTTAATTTGTAGCAAGTTAAATACCTCATTCTTCCTTAACCAGTCCCCAACCCCTCCACAGctaacaagaaaaatatattaaaggtAATACCTCAGTAATCAGTCTCAGCTGATGTACATAATCTTTGCCAGGGAACAAGGGCTGTCGAGTCATAATTTCACCAAGTATGCAACCGACTGACCAGATATCAATTGCTGCAGTGTA
This region includes:
- the LOC108209188 gene encoding probable polygalacturonase — protein: MLLVKKTFHITFSTMGIMCNTSFNKYSQVMKTIWVLVVLMVGVVNLRGAECRKAKKRVENTLEYSAISCRAHSASITDYGGIGDGKTSNTKAFREAISHLSRYEADGGAQLFVPPGQWLTGSFNLTSHFTLFLHKDAVLLASQEISEWAVIAPLPSYGHGRDTAGGRYISLIFGTNLTDVVVTGENGTIDGQGALWWQQFHKKKLKYTRPYLIEIMHSDNIQISNLTFLNSPSWNVHPVYSSNIIIQGITILAPVTSPNTDGINPDSCTNTKIEDTYIVSGDDCIAVKSGWDEYGISYGMPTKQLIIRRLTCISPYSAAIALGSEMSGGIEDVRAEDITAINTESGVRIKTGVGRGGYVKDIYVKGMNLHTMKWVFWMTGNYGSHADSHYDPKALPVIQGINYRDITAENVSMAARLEGISGDPFTGICISNATIGLAKKAKKVPWTCTDIAGVTSGVLPKPCSSLPDQGPEKVGMCSFPTDNLPIDDVEIKKCSYRMG